In Mastacembelus armatus chromosome 22, fMasArm1.2, whole genome shotgun sequence, a genomic segment contains:
- the diras1b gene encoding GTP-binding protein Di-Ras1b, with amino-acid sequence MPEQSNDYRVVVFGAGGVGKSSLVLRFVKGTFRDTYIPTVEDTYRQVISCDKSVCTLQITDTTGSHQFPAMQRLSISKGHAFILVYSITSKQSLEELKPIYQQVLAIKGNVEAIPIMLVGNKSDETQREVETKDGEAQANQWKCAFMETSAKTNHNVTELFQELLNLDKKRNMSLNIDGKRSGKQSRAERLKGKCSVM; translated from the exons ATGCCAGAGCAGAGCAACGACTACCGTGTGGTGGTGTTTGGGGCCGGGGGAGTTGGGAAGAGCTCCTTGGTCCTGCGTTTTGTGAAGGGCACCTTCAGGGACACCTACATCCCCACAGTGGAGGACACATATCGCCAGGTGATCAGCTGCGATAAGAGCGTGTGCACCCTCCAGATCACTGACACCACGGGGAGCCACCAGTTCCCAGCCATGCAGCGCCTGTCCATTTCCAAAGGCCATGCATTCATCCTGGTCTACTCTATAACAAGCAAACAGTCCCTGGAGGAGCTCAAACCTATTTACCAACAG GTCCTGGCCATAAAAGGCAATGTTGAGGCTATCCCCATCATGCTAGTGGGCAACAAGAGCGATGAGACCCAGCGGGAGGTGGAAACCAAGGATGGGGAGGCCCAGGCCAACCAGTGGAAGTGCGCCTTCATGGAGACGTCAGCCAAGACCAACCACAATGTAACTGAGCTCTTCCAGGAGCTCCTCAACCTAGACAAGAAGAGGAACATGAGCCTCAACATCGATGGCAAGCGCTCAGGGAAGCAGTCCCGCGCTGAGAGACTGAAGGGCAAATGCAGTGTGATGTAA